The Colletotrichum destructivum chromosome 7, complete sequence genome contains the following window.
CGATCGTGAAGAGCTTCGCATTCCATCCAGTCCCCGGCTCTGAGAAGGGCAGGAAGTGGGTGGTAGGATATACGTCAGTGGTGAGTGGGTGTGTAGGTCCACGTGGGTGACGTTGTCGGGCATTGAGGGGACTGTCGGATCGTGTCGAGCCACTGCAAGTGTGTGTAAGTAACATGAGCGGAAAGATTTCGAACAGGCGCTTTATCAAATATGTGTATGTGGAAATATCGGAGGTGACACTGGCAGATGAGAAAAAATGCTGCAAGAATGATCAAGGCTGTGTGAATGTATGTCATGGAGCGCGGAAAAATGAAATCTTTGCGGATATGGACATATGAAATCCGTCAGCTATACCATCTGCTGTATCTCATAGCCTTATGCGGCTTCGTCAAAAGTTATCATGCTCCCATCCGAATATGCCTCCGGtgctctctcactctctctctctccgttTGCCCCATCTTGTCCTCTGTGAGACGCGGCCGATGAACAGCCACCTTAGGACCGACTTGTCATGATGCCAAATGTTTCATCCGCTGAAATGCTGTGTGTCTTTCACAGAATCGACTTGGTGAAAAAATGAGTCGTGGCCGAGTCCTTCACTCTGACCAACCCCGTCTTGCTGCTCTGTGGTGGAATGCCCGCATCGCCATGATACAACGGTTGCTATTTCCTAGGCGATTTCGACGCGGACGCCTTGCGATCCTCTTGCAAAAAATGCTCCGTCCACTTCTTCCTCCACACTTCGCGGTCCTCCCATGGCTCCTTGGTCGGCGTCTCTTCCTGCTCCTTGGGCACCTCGGCTGGAATGGAGGCCATGTTGTGGTCGAGCGAGTGAATGAGCGAGTTGAGCCGCGGCAGGAGCTGGCCGCGGAAGTATTTCGAGGTCTTGCGAGAACGCTGGAGCTGGGCGTGGCATATTTCGCACGGCATCCAACCCCAGTACATGTAGTTCcgcgtcggcttcgtcgttGGTACCACAGGGTGTCCGCAGTCGCATCGCATGCTCACCCGGCACCACGGGCAGTGCGGCTCATCGACgctggcgacgccgagccagTGTTGTATGCAGTCGCCGCCGAAGCGGTGGCCGCAGGGCAGGTATCGCCATACCTCCCggtcgccctcctccttgactTCGCCGACCTTTTCGTAACATATCGCACAGCAGGTGTCGTCGGCAGCGGGATTGGACGCCATCTCCTGCTTACGCATAACGGATTTAAAAATGTTCATCGTCGCCAGCAGCAAAGGAACATGGGCCTCTCTATAAAGAAAGCGGCAAGAccggaggggaggggggggttgtcgAAGATCTCTAGGACGACGAGTTCAGGGCTAGGTCAAGTCCTTTGTTGTTGAGCAAACGGCGGTCGAGCGGTAATGAAGGAACAAAGAAAACTCAAGGGCCCGACTAGGTAAGAGGGAAATGGCAGCAACCCTTTCAGGAGAGATACACTGACTTTGGCAAAGCTAATCGTGCCTTGCAGATATGGCACGACATTGACCTCGCCGTTGTATCGTTCCAGATCCTCGACCGGGAAGGCCATGTATCTTTTTCTAGAGGGCATGGCGCACGGAGCCATACCTTGAGTGAAAGGTGTGCAGCCGGCTCGCTAGGCTATGCTTGACATGTGCGCTGACAGCGTTGAGTCCGACCTTGGGAAGCACCGAGCATTGGCTAGAGTCGTGTGACGCTTGTCAGAAGGAATGCATGCCGCTCCAAGAAAGGAACTGTCTCGGCATTTGCTGACCTCCATCCGCCAATCCTCCAACGTCCTCTCTATCTCTATCTCTATCTCTAtatctctttctctctctctctcactcgcCTCGTGGAGGGGAGTGAGGCACGAGGAGGTTGGTGAAGCAGAAAGAGGTAGGCAACGCCGTCTCCGATAGCAAAAGCCAAGAAACGTGAATGGCCAAGCTAGGCAAGGCGCATCGACATGCGGAACGGAAACACGGGCGTCTGAGCGGCAGCTGTTTCGGACATGTGGTTGCGCCTGACCTGACTCCCTCCTATTCCAGCCGAGCGCAGATGGAGCGAGAGACACGCGGGATAGTGAGGGCAACAGGCTGCATAAGGTTCGGCTGATGTCGACACCAGCATTAAATTGTATGCAAATCTTGGCCACCATGTCGCCACTTTCTTTCTAAACCAGCCATAACACAAGCCAGGAATGCGGAAAGAGGGTGGGAATTGGAGAGGGTGCATGGGCAATCGATTCGGATTGCTTTTGTGAAGACTGGCCTGGAACCGCGAATTCCgaatgagaatgagaatgagaggTCGAGGCTACCCTCCGGCGGTACCGGACTACTAGATCGGCCAACTCGGGCGAACGACCAAGCGGCTCACTCGTGTGAGACCACCCAGTCGCAAACATAAGGGGAAGATGGGAATGCGCAGGAACAACCTTGTGCGCGACGGAATTCGGTCGAATATCTGGTGGCTGACAAGAGGCCAGGGTGGGGGGTCATCCTATTcatggaggacgaggctgAGGTGGTGAGTATTAAGATTCATGCTACCGCCTATTACCAGTtccatcatcttcgtcgtcactGTCATCTCTAAAGCCCTCTTCCAGGCTAGCACAATAGAGACATGTGTCAGCTTTTCAAGACCTCCGCATGGCATGGCAGGTGGGCGAGGGGTTCACGCCGGACTCACTCTCGACTCAAGCGTCTCGTGCTGTCGTGTCTGCCTCGCCGGGCGTCTTCGGCGAGGGCTCTCCGGGTATCTTCGCCTACCTCCCCAAGctcttcgccgtcttctgATGTGAATCCATCGTCGGATGCGTCGGCTGCGATGACAATACGTTCATGGGCATTGCGCCTCCAGGTACTAGGCACCATCAGTCGTGCGATGCCGTTTTGCATGCGATGCCGTAATGATACAGTCGAGGTCGATATGGTGTCGATGGGCAGATACTGGCTGTAGCGACTGCGCCATCTGCGCCAGAGGGGTATGAGAACGTAGGTCGAGACGACGAATAGGATAAGGGAGATGACGGCCGGCACGATCAAGGTCTACATTACGAAGAGGCAAGGTCAGCTCACGAAACGAATAGCATGGCGATCgggaagggaggcgagggACACATGGACGGGCAATTGAGAGACGCACCTTGACGACTGACATCGTGGCGCCCATGGTGGGCCCTGGTGGTGAGGTTGAGAATATGGAATATCGACTTCCGGTTCGTGTAGAATTGCGGctctcgaggagctcgggATTGCGCTGCAGGGAGCTACAACTCTCAGCAAGCTCGGCTAGAGACTGAGGCCGGCGAGCGCGGATGGAGCGGCCAggctacctaggtaggtacgaATACCTAAGCCCAAATGAGACGGCCTCGCCAAGCACAGCGCAGCGTGGGTGAGGGGCGGACAGCGGACTGATTGACGTGACATGACAAGGAGCGAAGCGAAGCGACGCGGCGTGTGGCACgcgcacacgcacacacgcaaGCGGAAGGCCACTTGGCCCCGGCCTGTGCCGCCGCACCAGAGCGCAGGCACCTTATCAGTCAAGCGAGCGAGGCccgagaagaaagaagatAAGACACCTCAGGAACAGTGCACACTTGATCCATCCGCCGTGATACCATCAGATTGCTTTTGCTGTTTCTTCTCCTGCATCGGCAAAGCAACGCTCAGAAAACCGCCGCAAAAACAAAACCCTATCTCACACGACACACGCAGCCAAGCAGACAAGAGGCGAGGCcccaggccgtcgtcgtaaCGGTCGGCTTTCTTCCAAGATTCCCAATCCTATCAATATCGCTTAAGGTGCTAGGCCTTCAATGCGGTGGACACCGCGGGAGCCATTGATACCAAACATAAACCCAGGCATACCCACCACCAGATTTACAGTGGAGGTACATGGATCCAGACCGGGCATACCCCCTCTCTGGGATGCTCGAAAGGGAAGGCCACCGCAGGCATCGTAATTGGCCCACAGGGTTCGATCGGCCTGTTTAGCTCAGCACCATGCACTGAAGGGGTCATGAGGGTCTAGGGACCAGCAGCTGAACCGTTCGCAAGTGACCACGGGTTGGGGGACCCGGCCAATGAGGGGGCGGAGGCGCGAGATCCTCGCAAGGAGAGGGCGAGTATTCTGCTTTGGCGTATGGGCAAAAAGGTGTCAACGATTGAAGAATCGCATCTGATTGAAAGATAGACGGACTtgacggcgacagcgacgacgatgaacacagcttgaccttgaccttggaTCCCACCATTTCGGGTTCTCACTACTACCGCTGCCTGCGCCTGCGCAGCACACTACCTCATACGGATGTGGATGGTTGACTAGGTCTGAGATAGATGTCGATCTTGGGTCCATTTGGATTCAGTTCAAGCCCACGGACTTGGGTTTCTTCTTGCTGGACTCTTTCCGCGCCTTCCCAAATCCcatgtacctacctaccttacctacttgcttaggtacctacctaccttaggtcTTTAGCAGACCTCCACGCCCCTGAGAGACGCAGCAGACGCCCCGTAACATCGCATGCCAATGCTGATGAGTGATGAGCCAGCCAGTGAACAAGGGACAGATGCCGTATTCAGTCTGCCCGTCTTACAGAGCCCCCCCCGGAGTTCAGAGTTCAGAGTTCAGAGTCCCGCCGAACACACCTTGCCTGGTGCCACTCGTCATATCCCATCACGCAACAAGAATGGTTCTAAACAGAACTGAGCTGCGCCAAACGAACATACCCAGAATATCCCCACTCCAAAGCGCCGGATGCGCTCAACTCCCCTCCTCAGTCCCCCCTCCtaccgacgccgccgccgccgcctccttttTCCTTGGTTCGGTCACTTCGTCCTTAGTGTTCAGTAGTCTCCGTCGTCTCTGCGCCGCACATTCCAGCCCGGCTGTCACCACTGCAACACTACGACACTGCAACACTACGACACTGCAACACTGCAAAAAAACCTACTTACTGAGCTGTCAGCAAGAGCCAAGACCTCGAGTCTacgcgccgtcgccgggtaTTCTTCCAAGTCtgcgcgccgacgccgcccacgcccacaCCCAGTCgcccgcagccgccgccgcctcttcatactcttcctcctcccctcctaGAGAACGCTCAGGCAGTTCTCGCAGAGGAACTCGTACATCTGCTGCCCCTGAAGTGTCAAGTCAATCGTGGCCCCTTGTCGAGTCCTGTTTCATCAGGGAACTCCGCACTTGCAAAGTCGTCTTCGCCAGCGTTGCCAGCGACGATTCCACGCAGAAACCACACGGCCTTCCTTCCCAAGCTCTTCGACTCTGCCCTgaccgccgctgctggccaCCGGACTTTGGCTGTACTTTGCTCAGCTGCCGTCTGAATACCTCGCATACGTCCTCAGTCCCCTTCAGCTAGGAGCAGTTGAAGGTGGAAACCCCAACGACGGAACACGCGAGCTTTCGTTCGGCTGCCAGTTTCCCCTTCCCACAGTCAAAACATACACACGCAACGCACACAAAGCTCGACTGGGGCCATCATATCATCGCCAGTCAGCCCGCCGAGCTGTACAGTTCGTCAGACTGTGAACCAGCTCCGGCACTTTTCCAATACTCAATCCTGCTTGGTCTTTGCCTTGAATACCCGGCAGTCCATACAGCACTTTGTTTTTCGCCCGCGATTTTATCTCGATCCGATCCTGGGCTTCAtcccacgccgccatccaACTGTTTTGGCGCTTCCCAGCGACACAACGTTCTGAATAAGATAGATAACCAGAAACGGCGACTatcttcttttccccccaAACGCGCCCAAGTTGCACTTGTCCCATTTCAAGGCGACCAAAGGTGCGTCGCCGCCCCAAGGGTACCCCTTCCTTCGGTCCCTGGTCTCCAGCAGCCCCCAAACCTCTATCTGCTTCGAACCAAACTCGAGCAGAAGACATGCTAAAACATAACCGATTCATGCAGACAGAGATCCAACGCGCGCCACATCGTACCCTCACATCTCCAAACAACGACCAAAGGGCTCCACGTCGTCGGGTAGAGAGCTTCAATCATGCGACCGGCTTTGGCCATCCTGCTCGCTCGAACCATTACCCACACCCGTCAATTCTGATAATCCGAAAGATACGCCATATCGATCGAGGTTTACGTGAGAGGGCCGGGTGTTTCACCTGCCTCCCCTTCCCGCGCCCACAATGTCTTCCACCGACAAATCGAGGCAGTCGTCAGGCGGAAAGTCTTTCTTCTCGCGCAATAGGAAAGACAAACGCAATACGAGCGACGAAGGCCGCCACCTGGCTGGAGGCGACTACTCCGACACGGCCAGCACCCACTCGCGCGCCTCTCGTCATCACCGCGATTCGTCTGCAGTGTCCATCGACCAGTATCCCGAGTCCGGCATGACGGCCGGTCCCATGACGAGCATCCCATACGATAGCATTACCGATTCTAGATCGCCGGTGCCGGTCGAATACCTCCCCAAGGGCGATCAGCTTGGCGTGCTGCGCCAAAACCCTCTGCCGCATCATCTCAACAAAGTAACAAGCGACTTTCACCAATATCCCAGCTTCGATCCGTCCACGATGGCCGGGAGCGCCGGTTCGCATGCGTCCGCGCAGCGTGTCCCGCAGTCCAACATCACAATGGCCAGCACTGGTCGTCAGACGCAATACCAGCAGTGGGGACCAGGGCCTGCTCGCGGAAGTACAACGAGCACAATCAATGGGTCCCACAACCCCAGATACGATTCGTACATGACATCGGCGGGTCGGAGCTCTGCTGACCAAGCTAGCATATTCTCATCAGGTAATGGAGGCACCTATGACATGACAGCAAATCGCTCATCAAGACCAGCACTGCCCAGTGCTTCTTCCCAGAGTTCTTATTCCTCGCATATGTCCTACAGGGACTCCTCGCACCCTTCCTCACACCGAATGACAAAGTTCCCCGGCATGGGACCCACTGGACACGATGGCTTTCATTTCCCGCGGCCGGACAACGACGATATCATCGACCAGATGTTTCTGGCCCTGATGCAGAAACGAGGATGGCACAACCTACCCGAGCAGGCTCGCCGCCAGATGGTCGCCTACGCGCCCGACAAGAAATGGACGTTGCTATACCAGGACCGATTGACCGAGTGGCAAGGAGAACAAAAGAGGAGGCAAACTGCGAAGCCGAACCAATATGCGGCCCCCGAGATCCTGGTCaactcggacgaggagggctCGCCGGAATGGTACGTCCGACGTGTGATGGATAACAGCTTGGACACAAAGGGTCTTGGAAGCTTGGAAGTCAACCTACGCACGCAGCAAATAGGTTGGGTCAAGCGCTTCATCGAGTGCCAAGGCCAGGTCGCGTTGACCAACGTCCTGATGAAGATCAACCGCAAGACTGCGATCGGCCCAGTACCCGACGGCAAGTCCGACAGGAATTCCGACCGCGAGTACGACATCATCAAGTGCCTCAAGGCTCTGATGAACAACAAgttcggcgccgacgacgccctaGCCCACCAACAAGTCATCATTGCGCTGGCCACCTCGCTCACCTCTCAACGCTTGACGACGCGGAAGCTGGTCAGCGAAGTCCTCACCTTCCTGTGCCACTGGGGAGATGGCGAAGGCCACTTGAAGGTCATCCAGGCCCTGGACTCCGTTAAAGCACAACAAGGAGAAAATGGCCGCTTCGACGCCTGGATGCGGCTTGTCGAGGTCACGGTGGACGGTCGCGGAAAGATGGGCAGCATGGTTGGAGCCAGCGACGAGGTCCGAAGCGGTGGAATCGGCATGGAGAACCTGCTGATGGAATATGCGGTCGCGACGCTGATTCTCATCAACATGATTGTCGATGCGCCAGAGAAGGATTTGCAGCTGCGGATGCACATCCGCGCCCAATTTACAGCATGCGGCATCAGACGCATCCTGACCAAGATGGATTCGTTCCAGTACGACCTCATCGACAAGCAGGTCGAGCACTTCCGAACaaacgaggccatcgactACGAGGATatgctggagaaggagaacaaCAGCATCAAGGACAGCATCGAAGGAGAAGTTAAGGACCTCAACGATCCTGTCCAAATTGTCGATGCCATCCAGCAACGACTGCGTGGGAGCAAGACCCAGGATTACTTCATCTCGGCTCTGCAACATCTGCTGCTCATCCGCGATAACGATGGCGAGGAGCGACTGCGAATGTTCCAGCTGGTGGACTCCATGCTCAGCTATGTGGCCATGGACCGGCGCTTGCCAAACATGGACCTGAAGCAGAGCCTGAACTTCACCGTTCAAAGTCTGCTAGACAAGCTTCACACGGATTCAGAGGCCCGGCAAGCCCTGGACGAGGCACTGGAAGCTAGGCAggtcgccgatgccgccatggccgagcgagacgagatgaaggcgaggatggaACTGGGCGCCGATGGTCTCGTGGCGAAACTCCAGAAGCAATTAGATGAGCAGGCGAGGTTCATCGAAGCCCAGCGGCGACAGGCAGAAGGCTTGAAGGCCGAACTGGAGAACATCCAGACGCTACGCCAAAAGGAAGCCCAGCGCTACGAGCTCGAGACCAGAGAACTGTACCTCATGCTTAGGGATGCACAAGACGTTGCTGCGTCCAACGCTGTTAAGGGCAGTAAGCTCGGAGAAGACGACCCGGCTCGGATGCAAGGCATTCTGGACCGCGATCGCCTTATGGAGCGACTGCAAATGCAAATCGAACGCCAGAAGACGCAGTTCAAGCTGGAGGGCAGAGTATGGGGAGAGGCCGTGGGTCCTTCCGATCGGCTTCGCGCTCTTCGTgaggagatggacgacgCTGCCATGGGGTCAGGACCagggacgccgccgagagacTTTGCAAACAGCATGCTCGGAAGTGTCAATCGCAACACAAAGATTACGCGAAAGCCGGTCAACGGTCGTGGCGAGCCTATCGAAGGCGGCTTTCCTGAGGGAGAAGAGcgtgaggaggatgaagatggagtTGTTTATGAAAAGCCCAGAGTCGTTGAAATCCGCCGCCCCGTTATGGATTCCAGCCAAAAAGCCGGTCTCTTTGGCGAAATGGCCGGTAAGGTTAAGAGGTACGAAGGGAGCGACTCggaagacgccgagggcaCAACAGGCCCGTCGCATCAGAGCCTTGAGTCCGGCTCCCCCATCACTCCCGCTGAAGGCGAGCCACCCAAAATCCAGATTAATGGTGCGGCAGCCgccccgcctccgccgccgccgccgccgatgcccgGCACAACCGGCgtccctccgccgcctccacctccgcctcccccaccaccaccacctcctcctccccctggCGGCATGCTCTCGCCGATGGGCggtcctcctccgccgccgccgcctccgccaaTGGGCGGAGCACCGGGTAtgccgccaccaccgccgcctccattGCCCGGTGCCATTTCTGGACACTTTCTTTCACAGGCTACGCCATTTGCTGGAGGACCTTCCATTGGCCTTCCTGTCGTTCGTCCGAAGAGGAAGCTCAAGGCTCTTCATTGGGACAAGGTCGATTCGCCCATGACTACCCATTGGGCCGCACACGCTCCGTCCGCTGAGGAGCGTGAGGAGAAGTACCTTGAACTCAGCCGCAAGGGTATCTTGGATGAAGTCGAGAAACTCTTTATGGCCAAAGAAATCAAGAGGCTtggtgtcggcggcggtgctaagaaggacgacaagaagcaaATTATCTCGGCAGATCTTCGCAAAGCCTTCGGTATGCATTCCTTCTCCCATCCAAACGTTTCGAAACTAACTGtcgtttttcttttcttttccagaAATTGCCTTTGCCAAGTTTTCTCAAATTTCCGTTGAGAGAATTGTACAGATGATCATCCATTGTGACAAGGATATCTTGGACAATACTGTAGTCATGGATTTCTTGCGCAAAGACGATCTCTGCCATATTCCTGATAACACGGCCAAGCAAATGGCACCCTACAGCAAAGACTGGACGGGCGCCAACCCCGACAAGGCCGACCGCGAGCAGGACCCAGCCGAGCTCACCAGACAAGACCAGATCTATCTTTTTACGGCCTTTGAGCTGCACCACTACTGGAAGGCCCGAATGCGCGCCCTGGCTCTTACCAGGAGCTTTGAGCCCGACTTTGACGAAATTACGGAGAAGATGCGGCATGTAGTCGGCGTGTCCGAGTCTTTGAGAGACTCGGTATCGTTGATGaacgtcctcggcctcatTTTGGACATCGGAAACTACATGAACGACGCCAACAAGCAAGCCCGCGGTTTCAAGCTGAGCtctctcgcccgtctcgccATGGTAaaggacgacaagaacgAATCCACACTGGCGGACCTGGTCGAGCGGATCGTCCGCAACCAGTACCCCGAGTGGGAAGAGTTCTCGAATGACATTTCGGGTGTCATGATGGCACAGAAGATCAATATCGAACAGCTCCAGTCGGACGCCAGGCAGTACATCGACACGGTCAAGAATGTCCAGATGTCGCTTGACGCCGGCAATCTCAGCGACTCCAAGAAGTTCCATCCTCAAGATCGCGTCAGCCAGGTTGTCCAGAGGATCATGAAGGACGCAAGAAGAaaggcggaggagatgcAGCTGTACCTGGAGGAAATGATGAAGACGTACAACGACATCATGGTCTTCTACGGCGAAGACCCTACGGACGAAAACGCCCGGAGAGACTTCTTTGCCAAGCTCGCCATATTCATCTCGGAGTGGAAGAAGTCGAGGGAGAAGAACGTGCAACTGGAGGAGACGCGCAGGCGCAACGAGGCATCCATGAAACGCAAGCACGCCCAACTCCAGGTATCCAATACCAAGGTGGAGGGggcaccgccctcgccatccagCGCAGGTGCTATGGACTCTCTCCTGGAGAAGTTGCGTGCCGCTGCACCCCAGACCCGGGACCAGAGAGATCGCCGTCGCAGGGCAAGACTCAAGGACCGTCATCAGGTGCGGATAGCATCCGGACAGAAGATTCCTGATCCGGACGAGATTCCCGAGGTGGAAGTCGCTTTACAGCAGCCGCCCAAGGAGGCAACAATCGATGAGGACGGCAATCCCATCAGCCCAGGACTGTCGTCGCCCAGAGAagctggcgaggacgatgtgGCCGATCGCGCGGCGATGCTGCTCCAAGGTATACGTGGAGGAGACGGGgctgacgacgccgacccagaaaagagagagagcctgCGGCGTTCGCGGAGGCAAActgccgaggaagagcgGCGGATGAGAAGACGCAGGCGGGAGAAGGCGACTTCGACCAACACGGCCGTCAGTGAAGGAGACACGACTGTGACGGAagcgaaggaggaggatatACCCCCAACACCTTCGGTTGAGAGCACACCTGTAGAACCATGAGCTCGGGTCTCATGTGAGGGGTCACCAGTCGGGTCATATACACACTCAAAACTACATAATGTTTACTACCTTGGAAGAACGCTAGCTCAAAGGGATAGCTCGAAAACCAtcacccacacacacacacacacacacacacacacacacacacacacacacaccatacacaacacacacacgacCACCATCTGGACATCAGGAAGCAAAGGTTGGGAGACAATTCGGAGGTGGGAACGGACCCGGCTCGACCCTTTGATCTTTCACATCTTCTTTGTGACTTATTTTCAGTACACTATATAGGGACAGGGCAGAAAAGGCCGGGCGCTGCCGCGACCACCGGGGCATCATTGCATCAATGCATTATCGCTGCGCTGTTCTCTTTGTTCGTCGCCTTTACTCTCTGCTTTTCATTGTCGTGGCAGAGAAACTGCATTGTGGGAATGCCGGGCTCTCGACTGGTTCTTTGGGTTTGGCATTCTGTTTGGCGGTCTTagtttttgttgttgtcgtcgatgtTGCATAGGTAGTTTAGGGCGGCGCGGAGATGGACTCATCATGCATGATGGAGGGGCcgatggagaggagaggggagaggaggggagtgAGTGGATCAGAGGGCGGTGCTGATACCGCCGCTGCATAATACATTATTCCACAATTTGGACTCGTCTCGGTCTAGCCTTGGTGATATGAGAGTTGTGAGCAGTCTGGGATGGTGATACATTTATAGTTCGGCGGTGGCCCGTTTTGCGAAGCCCAGTTTACGGAATAGAGACCAGCAGGAGATGTAGACAAGCTCGCCGAATCTAGTCGAGGGTAACTACCTAAGCATCTATGACATATGTCAGATGGCATAAAACAAATGGCAGAAAGAAaatgagagtgagtgagtggtgGGTTGTTAATGTATTACAGTTGTTAAAAATGTCAAAAATTCAAAATGAAAGGGACGAGACTCGAACTCGCGCGGGTTGCCCCACCAGGAAACAGATGTTAAGCTGACCTTAACCTGGCGCCATAACCAACTCGGCCACCCTTCCAATTGTTGATGACGCTATGTTCTCGATTAAACAGTATATTCTGTCAACCTAATCCAGCCCAGCGGATATGGACCAACACAGCGGATACGGTGGGACAACCCCGGAAAAGAACACCGAAAGACAGCGAAGTCGAGCCGGAAATGTGGATCGCGTGCGGCGTCTTCATCCGCTCAacctccctcttctc
Protein-coding sequences here:
- a CDS encoding Putative Zinc finger, RING-type, giving the protein MNIFKSVMRKQEMASNPAADDTCCAICYEKVGEVKEEGDREVWRYLPCGHRFGGDCIQHWLGVASVDEPHCPWCRVSMRCDCGHPVVPTTKPTRNYMYWGWMPCEICHAQLQRSRKTSKYFRGQLLPRLNSLIHSLDHNMASIPAEVPKEQEETPTKEPWEDREVWRKKWTEHFLQEDRKASASKSPRK
- a CDS encoding Putative formin, FH3 domain, formin, GTPase-binding domain, armadillo-like helical is translated as MSSTDKSRQSSGGKSFFSRNRKDKRNTSDEGRHLAGGDYSDTASTHSRASRHHRDSSAVSIDQYPESGMTAGPMTSIPYDSITDSRSPVPVEYLPKGDQLGVLRQNPLPHHLNKVTSDFHQYPSFDPSTMAGSAGSHASAQRVPQSNITMASTGRQTQYQQWGPGPARGSTTSTINGSHNPRYDSYMTSAGRSSADQASIFSSGNGGTYDMTANRSSRPALPSASSQSSYSSHMSYRDSSHPSSHRMTKFPGMGPTGHDGFHFPRPDNDDIIDQMFLALMQKRGWHNLPEQARRQMVAYAPDKKWTLLYQDRLTEWQGEQKRRQTAKPNQYAAPEILVNSDEEGSPEWYVRRVMDNSLDTKGLGSLEVNLRTQQIGWVKRFIECQGQVALTNVLMKINRKTAIGPVPDGKSDRNSDREYDIIKCLKALMNNKFGADDALAHQQVIIALATSLTSQRLTTRKLVSEVLTFLCHWGDGEGHLKVIQALDSVKAQQGENGRFDAWMRLVEVTVDGRGKMGSMVGASDEVRSGGIGMENLLMEYAVATLILINMIVDAPEKDLQLRMHIRAQFTACGIRRILTKMDSFQYDLIDKQVEHFRTNEAIDYEDMLEKENNSIKDSIEGEVKDLNDPVQIVDAIQQRLRGSKTQDYFISALQHLLLIRDNDGEERLRMFQLVDSMLSYVAMDRRLPNMDLKQSLNFTVQSLLDKLHTDSEARQALDEALEARQVADAAMAERDEMKARMELGADGLVAKLQKQLDEQARFIEAQRRQAEGLKAELENIQTLRQKEAQRYELETRELYLMLRDAQDVAASNAVKGSKLGEDDPARMQGILDRDRLMERLQMQIERQKTQFKLEGRVWGEAVGPSDRLRALREEMDDAAMGSGPGTPPRDFANSMLGSVNRNTKITRKPVNGRGEPIEGGFPEGEEREEDEDGVVYEKPRVVEIRRPVMDSSQKAGLFGEMAGKVKRYEGSDSEDAEGTTGPSHQSLESGSPITPAEGEPPKIQINGAAAAPPPPPPPPMPGTTGVPPPPPPPPPPPPPPPPPPGGMLSPMGGPPPPPPPPPMGGAPGMPPPPPPPLPGAISGHFLSQATPFAGGPSIGLPVVRPKRKLKALHWDKVDSPMTTHWAAHAPSAEEREEKYLELSRKGILDEVEKLFMAKEIKRLGVGGGAKKDDKKQIISADLRKAFEIAFAKFSQISVERIVQMIIHCDKDILDNTVVMDFLRKDDLCHIPDNTAKQMAPYSKDWTGANPDKADREQDPAELTRQDQIYLFTAFELHHYWKARMRALALTRSFEPDFDEITEKMRHVVGVSESLRDSVSLMNVLGLILDIGNYMNDANKQARGFKLSSLARLAMVKDDKNESTLADLVERIVRNQYPEWEEFSNDISGVMMAQKINIEQLQSDARQYIDTVKNVQMSLDAGNLSDSKKFHPQDRVSQVVQRIMKDARRKAEEMQLYLEEMMKTYNDIMVFYGEDPTDENARRDFFAKLAIFISEWKKSREKNVQLEETRRRNEASMKRKHAQLQVSNTKVEGAPPSPSSAGAMDSLLEKLRAAAPQTRDQRDRRRRARLKDRHQVRIASGQKIPDPDEIPEVEVALQQPPKEATIDEDGNPISPGLSSPREAGEDDVADRAAMLLQGIRGGDGADDADPEKRESLRRSRRQTAEEERRMRRRRREKATSTNTAVSEGDTTVTEAKEEDIPPTPSVESTPVEP